In a single window of the Arachis hypogaea cultivar Tifrunner chromosome 6, arahy.Tifrunner.gnm2.J5K5, whole genome shotgun sequence genome:
- the LOC112755616 gene encoding probable glycosyltransferase At5g03795, with protein MGQEFSSFFRFESKRLLWFIGITFATIVAFQYLGLPYGNVLLSLFSAGNIPTSGSNKIQGKDPPPVPEPINNVTIFNQGNVTIESSLETDNRTRVSGANDSSPIFDLEPRNQANSSLGLGESNKSSTVEGIEKTGNVSVGWKEENLRPSSYNNSMGLDLLTNHSGEENVSRPEHESASLDANSTPSMTNVSPRISTKGTSNDSNIPLFQKDKKSNSMKEENEGNTQAKNSATVRMPKENHNSHAAVPEVTTVSEMNKLFLQSHASYRSMRPKWSSGVDQELLWARSEIEHAPIVKNDPDLYGPIYHNVSMFKRSYELMEQMLKVYVYREGARPILHTPFLTGIYASEGWFMKLMEANTRFITNDPKTAHLFYLPFSSRKLEEALYVQGSHSHKNLIQYLHNYVELIAGKHPFWNRTRGADHFLVGCHDWAPSETKVDMSNCIRALCNADVKEGFVFGKDVSLPETHVRNGLNPTRDLGGKSPSKRDILAFFAGKMHGYVRPILLQHWENKDPDMKIFGKLPKSKGDRNYIQYMKSSKYCICAKGYEVNSPRVVEAIFYECVPVIISDNFVPPFLEALNWETFSVIVLEKDIPNLKSILLSIPQKRYLRLQMRVKKVQKHFLWHKNPVKYDIFHMILHSVWYNRVFSAIT; from the exons ATGGGTCAAGAATTCTCTTCCTTCTTTCGGTTCGAGTCGAAGAGGTTGCTATGGTTCATTGGCATTACTTTTGCAACAATTGTAGCTTTCCAGTATCTTGGGCTTCCATATGGTAATGTTCTGCTCTCTCTATTCTCTGCCGGTAATATACCTACATCAGGAAGTAATAAAATCCAGGGCAAAGATCCTCCTCCGGTGCCGGAACCTATTAACAATGTAACCATTTTCAATCAAGGAAATGTGACTATTGAAAGTTCCCTTGAGACAGATAATAGAACTAGAGTGTCAGGGGCAAATGATAGTTCTCCGATTTTCGACTTGGAACCAAGAAACCAAGCAAACAGTTCTCTAGGACTTGGCGAATCTAACAAAAGTTCGACGGTAGAGGGTATTGAGAAAACAGGTAATGTATCTGTGGGATGGAAGGAAGAAAATCTTAGGCCTAGCAGTTATAACAATTCTATGGGTTTGGATCTTTTGACAAATCATTCTGGAGAAGAAAACGTTTCAAGACCAGAACATGAGTCTGCTAGCCTTGATGCTAATTCTACTCCATCTATGACAAATGTGAGCCCGAGAATTTCGACTAAGGGGACTTCGAATGATTCAAACATACCTTTATTTCAGAAAGACAAAAAGTCTaattccatgaaagaagagaatgaaggcAATACACAAGCTAAGAATTCTGCTACAGTCCGCATGCCTAAGGAGAATCACAATTCTCATGCGGCAGTTCCGGAAGTGACAACAGTGTCTGAAATGAACAAGTTATTTCTTCAAAGTCACGCTTCATATCGTTCTATG AGGCCAAAGTGGTCTTCAGGAGTTGATCAGGAGTTACTATGGGCGAGATCAGAGATCGAACATGCACCAATTGTAAAGAACGATCCAGATTTATATGGTCCTATTTATCACAATGTATCCATGTTCAAGag GAGCTATGAATTAATGGAACAGATGCTGAAAGTGTATGTATACCGAGAAGGAGCTAGACCCATCTTACATACACCATTTCTCACGGGAATTTATGCTTCCGAGGGATGGTTCATGAAGCTCATGGAAGCAAATACAAGATTCATTACTAATGACCCGAAGACGGCACACCTGTTTTACTTACCTTTCAGTTCTCGGAAGCTAGAGGAAGCCTTATATGTACAAGGTTCACATAGTCATAAGAACTTGATTCAGTATCTGCATAACTACGTAGAATTGATAGCGGGCAAACATCCTTTTTGGAACAGAACCAGAGGTGCTGATCACTTTCTTGTTGGTTGCCATGATTGG GCCCCTTCCGAAACAAAGGTGGACATGTCTAACTGCATAAGAGCCCTTTGCAATGCTGATGTAAAAGAAGGATTTGTCTTTGGGAAGGATGTTTCACTTCCTGAAACACATGTCCGCAATGGCCTAAATCCCACTAGAGATCTCGGTGGAAAATCGCCATCCAAGAGGGACATTCTGGCATTCTTCGCCGGCAAAATGCATGGTTATGTTAGGCCAATTCTGTTGCAGCACTGGGAAAACAAAGATCCTGACATGAAAATCTTCGGCAAGTTGCCAAAGTCCAAAGGTGACAGGAACTACATTCAATACATGAAGAGTAGTAAGTACTGCATTTGTGCAAAAGGCTATGAAGTGAACAGCCCGCGAGTTGTGGAGGCGATATTCTACGAGTGCGTTCCGGTGATCATATCGGACAACTTTGTGCCGCCGTTTCTCGAGGCTCTGAATTGGGAGACCTTTTCTGTCATTGTTTTGGAGAAGGATATTCCAAATTTGAAGAGTATACTTCTTTCTATCCCACAGAAGAGGTATCTTAGATTGCAGATGAGAGTCAAAAAGGTACAAAAGCATTTCCTTTGGCACAAGAATCCTGTTAAGTATGATATATTTCATATGATACTTCATTCTGTTTGGTATAACAGAGTTTTCTCTGCAATAACTTAG
- the LOC112755618 gene encoding uncharacterized protein, whose protein sequence is MATKAKPVTAAGKEKKTSSLISSFRRTTKSSTATATATTNKTTTTTTTTANKTTTTTTTTTATPSTLERNKSVGSSNSSSNSSSLVYPKATFRSSLDYASTFKDGSSPLGPNKSDAITRRRSFEPRLTPTSSPSSSPAKLQVSSATTRVQKALVSPGRPRDTSTSKSTSIPSPRPASDKTSSRNIPRDVKQKPVLTKSGGSSVKPKPGKVVSAEASSEVSDVEAEEVKELVEVVKQENHDDVEVDELLLLPDHPDVLQNEEEQILEGGVHDLDDFGDDERVISTVSEELKEESSPPQEEESTNKNDNDQEDPHVFVAEEDSSSAAKEAVVVVMEEPEKELGVIEEDQESETNEEERKLEEKNMKLLIQGGASESEEEAVEVIKEEEPKPHKKEQQQQQQHIREIIVSGHGRKESQLSNEVIEETATKLMEEMNKVRALAGAFQTVIDNQTARKK, encoded by the coding sequence ATGGCAACAAAAGCAAAACCGGTAACTGCTGctgggaaggagaagaagacatcttctctaatttcaagcTTCAGAAGAACCACAAAATCATCCACGGCAACAGCAACCGCCACAACAAACaagaccaccaccaccaccactactacGGCCAACAAGACCACCACCACTACTACCACCACAACCGCCACGCCTTCAACATTAGAGAGAAACAAATCCGTTGGCAGTAGCAACAGCAGCAGCAATAGTAGTAGCTTGGTTTATCCTAAGGCAACATTTCGCTCAAGCCTTGATTATGCTTCCACATTCAAGGATGGTAGTAGTCCTCTTGGTCCTAATAAATCTGACGCAATTACTCGAAGAAGATCTTTTGAACCTAGACTGACACCTACCTCTTCGCCGTCGTCCAGTCCGGCCAAACTACAAGTTTCGAGCGCTACTACTAGAGTTCAGAAAGCACTTGTTTCTCCCGGCCGTCCTAGGGATACTAGTACTTCAAAAAGTACTAGTATCCCTTCGCCAAGACCGGCTTCTGATAAAACATCCTCTAGGAATATTCCTAGAGATGTTAAACAGAAGCCGGTTTTGACGAAGAGTGGTGGTTCTTCTGTTAAGCCCAAGCCTGGCAAGGTTGTTTCTGCTGAAGCTTCTTCGGAGGTGTCTGATGTTGAAGCAGAGGAAGTTAAAGAACTGGTTGAAGTAGTTAAACAGGAGAATCATGATGATGTTGAGGttgatgagcttcttcttctacctGATCATCCAGATGTTCTTCAAAATGAAGAGGAGCAGATTCTAGAAGGTGGTGTCCATGACCTAGATGATTTTGGTGACGATGAAAGGGTGATTTCTACGGTGTCTGAAGAACTCAAGGAAGAGTCATCACCACCACAAGAGGAAGAGAGCACAAACAAGAATGATAATGATCAAGAAGATCCTCATGTCTTCGTGGCTGAAGAAGATTCTTCTTCAGCCGCGAAGGAGGCGGTGGTTGTGGTTATGGAAGAACCTGAAAAGGAACTTGGAGTGATAGAAGAAGATCAAGAAAGCGAGACAAACGAGGAGGAAAGGAAATTGGAAGAGAAGAACATGAAACTACTAATTCAGGGAGGAGCAAGTGAAAGTGAAGAAGAAGCAGTTGAAgtgatcaaagaagaagaaccaaaACCACACaaaaaagaacaacaacaacaacaacaacacataAGGGAAATAATAGTAAGCGGGCATGGAAGGAAAGAATCTCAATTATCAAACGAAGTGATTGAAGAAACTGCTACCAAGTTGATGGAGGAAATGAACAAGGTTAGGGCATTGGCGGGTGCATTCCAAACTGTCATAGATAATCAAACCGCCAGGAAAAAGTGA